From a region of the Gossypium raimondii isolate GPD5lz chromosome 10, ASM2569854v1, whole genome shotgun sequence genome:
- the LOC105778635 gene encoding membrane protein PM19L, with translation MASGGSKSAATMLLFLNLGLYIIVTIVAGWAINHAIERTHETASVLSIPARIFPIFFPMGNMATGFFVIFALIAGVVGVSTSVTGLTNVFQWDAPNLNAAAASSLLTWALTLLAMGLACKEINIGWTDANLRTLEVMTIIVSGTQLFCTGAIHAGAEDDALNRMPSASAGTV, from the exons ATGGCTTCTGGAGGATCGAAATCAGCTGCAACAATGCTGTTGTTCCTCAACCTTGGGCTCTATATCATTGTAACAATAGTAGCTGGATGGGCAATAAATCATGCAATTGAAAGAACTCATGAAACAG CATCAGTTTTATCAATCCCAGCTCGTATATTTCCTATATTCTTTCCAATGGGAAACATGGCCACCGGTTTCTTTGTCATTTTCGCGCTCATTGCGGGTGTTGTGGGCGTCTCCACCTCAGTTACTGGTCTCACCAATGTTTTTCAATGGGATGCCCCTAATTTAAATGCAGCCGCTGCTTCATCCCTCCTCACTTGGGCACTCACTTTGCTAGCCATGGG ATTGGCATGCAAAGAGATCAACATTGGCTGGACAGATGCCAATTTG CGGACTTTGGAAGTGATGACAATAATTGTGAGCGGCACGCAGCTGTTTTGCACGGGTGCTATCCACGCTGGGGCTGAAGATGATGCTCTAAACAGAATGCCATCTGCTTCTGCTGGAACAGTTTGA